A genomic window from Salvia miltiorrhiza cultivar Shanhuang (shh) chromosome 5, IMPLAD_Smil_shh, whole genome shotgun sequence includes:
- the LOC131026464 gene encoding cytochrome P450 CYP72A219-like encodes MFAMLLFLSMIYMGWKIVNWVWIRPKKIEKQLRAQGLAGNPYRLLYGDTNDMAAMISRAKSNPIKLSDDIVPRVLPLHHHVINKYGKASFIWIGPVARVLIMEPELIKQILINNHIFKKPTHNPLAKFLVCGLSGYEDQKWAKHRRIITPAFYVEKLKHMVPAMHTSCCEMIKKWEKLVVEEKKGIEIDVQPYLEDLTSEIIARTAFGSRHEEGRRIFELQKEQSELTRQVLQSVYIPGWRYIPTKRNRRMKEINNQVCRQLRGMIKKREESMKRGESADDDLLGILLKCNEREEGGMSIEEVVEECKTFYLSGQESTSNLLSWTMLMLSLHPTWQQQARDEIFRVFGDARPHFHGLNRLKVVTMILYEVLRLYPPAIIFNRIVEKETEVGEMSLPGGVHVLLPIILIHHDKELWGQDAQQFKPQRFSEGIAKATKNRLSFFPFSWGPRLCIGNNFALMEAKMALAMILPRFTFKLSPSYAHAPSFVVSLQPQHGIHLTLIHKP; translated from the exons atgtttgCAATGTTGTTATTTTTGTCAATGATATATATGGGTTGGAAGATTGTAAATTGGGTGTGGATTAGGCCTAAGAAGATCGAGAAACAGCTGAGGGCGCAAGGCCTCGCTGGGAACCCTTACAGGCTGCTGTACGGAGACACCAACGACATGGCCGCCATGATCAGCCGAGCAAAATCCAACCCCATCAAACTCTCCGACGACATCGTGCCCAGAGTCTTGCCGCTCCACCACCACGTCATCAACAAATACG GAAAAGCATCCTTCATATGGATTGGTCCAGTTGCAAGAGTTTTGATAATGGAGCCTGAGCTTATAAAGCAAATATTGATTAATAACCACATTTTCAAGAAGCCAACACACAACCCACTCGCCAAATTTCTGGTCTGCGGATTATCCGGTTACGAGGATCAAAAGTGGGCTAAGCATAGAAGAATAATTACGCCAGCTTTCTACGTCGAGAAGCTCaag CACATGGTGCCTGCGATGCACACGAGTTGTTGTGAAATGATAAAAAAGTGGGAAAagttggtggtggaggagaagAAGGGAATAGAGATAGACGTGCAGCCATATTTGGAGGACTTAACAAGTGAAATTATAGCAAGAACTGCTTTTGGGAGTAGACATGAGGAGGGAAGGAGGATTTTTGAGCTCCAGAAAGAGCAGTCGGAGCTCACGCGCCAAGTTCTGCAATCCGTTTACATCCCCGGATGGAG GTATATCCCAACAAAGAGAAACAGGAGAATGAAAGAGATAAACAATCAAGTGTGCAGGCAGTTGAGGGGCATGATCAAGAAAAGAGAAGAATCCATGAAAAGGGGAGAGAGTGCCGATGATGACTTGTTAGGCATTTTGTTGAAATGCAACGAGAGAGAGGAAGGAGGAATGAGCATTGAGGAAGTAGTAGAGGAATGCAAGACGTTCTACTTATCTGGACAAGAGAGCACTTCCAATCTCTTGTCGTGGACGATGCTCATGTTGAGCCTCCATCCCACATGGCAGCAGCAAGCTCGAGATGAAATTTTTAGGGTTTTCGGAGATGCACGCCCCCATTTTCATGGACTGAATCGTCTCAAAGTT GTGACGATGATTCTGTACGAGGTGCTAAGGCTATACCCGCCGGCAATAATATTCAACCGGATTGTGGAAAAGGAAACGGAAGTGGGAGAGATGAGTCTCCCCGGCGGAGTGCACGTGTTGCTGCCCATAATTCTGATCCACCACGACAAAGAGCTGTGGGGCCAAGACGCCCAACAGTTCAAGCCGCAGAGGTTTAGTGAAGGAATCGCCAAAGCAACCAAGAACCGCCTCTCCTTCTTCCCCTTCAGCTGGGGGCCAAGGCTCTGCATCGGCAACAATTTTGCCCTAATGGAGGCCAAGATGGCTCTGGCTATGATCCTTCCACGCTTCACTTTCAAGCTTTCCCCGTCTTACGCTCACGCTCCTTCCTTCGTCGTCTCTCTGCAACCCCAGCACGGGATTCATCTCACCTTAATCCATAAACCATGA
- the LOC131026466 gene encoding uncharacterized protein LOC131026466 isoform X2, which translates to MELNLDTIGSLDTIGIIYRRILRVNVIATSSFDEKPITIKFTRRGYEDCGYITESERLTAYLAPVAMLLSMRQLEECVMNLW; encoded by the exons ATGGAGCTCAA TCTTGATACGATTGGAAGTCTTGATACGATTGGAATTATCTACAGGAGAATTCTCAG GGTTAATGTTATTGCCACTTCTTCTTTTGACGAGAAACCCATTACTATCAAGTTTACGAG GCGGGGGTATGAAGACTGTGGATATATAACAGAGTCGGAAAG GTTGACAGCATACTTGGCGCCCGTGGCGATGCTTTTGAGCATGAGGCAACTAGAAGAATGCGTAATGAATTTATGGTAG
- the LOC131026466 gene encoding uncharacterized protein LOC131026466 isoform X1, with product MIELCKFCKFILDYRLFIYLFSLDTIGSLDTIGIIYRRILRVNVIATSSFDEKPITIKFTRRGYEDCGYITESERLTAYLAPVAMLLSMRQLEECVMNLW from the exons atgattgagctatgtaaattctgcaaatttatATTAGATTACCGCCTGTTCATTTACTTGTTCAGTCTTGATACGATTGGAAGTCTTGATACGATTGGAATTATCTACAGGAGAATTCTCAG GGTTAATGTTATTGCCACTTCTTCTTTTGACGAGAAACCCATTACTATCAAGTTTACGAG GCGGGGGTATGAAGACTGTGGATATATAACAGAGTCGGAAAG GTTGACAGCATACTTGGCGCCCGTGGCGATGCTTTTGAGCATGAGGCAACTAGAAGAATGCGTAATGAATTTATGGTAG
- the LOC131026468 gene encoding uncharacterized protein LOC131026468 yields the protein MANLQSFQVPMLNKSNFDNWSIKMKALLGAHDVWEIVENGYEEPQDEAALSQQQKDRLRDMRKRDKKALCLIYQALGDDDFEKISNASTAKEAWEKLQNACKGAEQVKKVRLQTLRGEFESLHMKESESISDYFSRVLAVSNQMKRNGEKLEDVRIMEKILRSLTPRFEHIVITIEETKNLEEMTIDLLLGSLQAYDEKQKKK from the coding sequence atggcgaatttacaatcgtttcaagtccccatgctcaacaaaagcaacttcgacaattggagcatcaagatgaaggcgctattgggagcccacgacgtttgggagatcgtggagaacggctacgaggagccgcaggacgaggccgcactatcccaacaacaaaaggatagattgcgagacatgagaaagagagacaagaaggctctctgtctcatttatcaagcgctgggggacgacgatttcgagaaaatctcgaacgcgagcaccgccaaagaagcgtgggagaagctccagaacgcgtgcaaaggagcggagcaagtaaaaaaggtacgacttcaaactttaagaggagagtttgagtctttgcatatgaaagagtccgaatcgatttcggattatttttcaagagtcttggcggtgtctaatcaaatgaaaagaaatggtgaaaaattggaggatgttagaattatggagaaaatattacgCTCACTAACTCCAAGATTTGAGCATATAGTAATCACaattgaagaaactaaaaatttggaggagatgacgatcgatctcttgttggggtcgctgcaagcatatgatgagaagcaaaagaagaagtaa